The genomic region tcccccTCCGATGATTGTAGATCGGTTCATTGTGATCTTGGTTTGGTGTatagagtatttatagtatcactatattcttctgtattggctTTGGTGATCCGagaatcttaattgatcatatcataagatccggttttgcagtttgttttttttatcagtgttttgcagagttcagtatttcctccagtatattccgatgtgatcaatTATTGAGCtgattttttgggatattgtttgggatggtcttgtgtatcttcatttcagatggttcgtgatttggtgctccacaagttatcttttttcatgacagttgttgttgtttgagtgttcttgagtttcaaacgttgacagatgaagatttgataagtggtgttggtgcaactgtttctaatgattctaacgtgcttgctggtgtttcctaattgtgtcctatttgttttgataatCCGCATTGATCATAGtgcttggtgattttgctgaaccagtaatgttcttcatgttatacgattttcctggtggtgtagtgtgttgcggttgatcttggcatgatcttcggtggtgttgcatgtttggagatttgatttaggcccatgttatgtcatgtatatcattatattggtccagtggtcgatctttgtatcgtgtgatgtaaatttgtaattgtgagttgagggtttagccgaccttgttatcaaggttgatgaattgtataaataggtgatattgttatgtaatttgggtatcaaggttgtgtctgcattatcagagagtagaGTATGTGTGAACaaagattcatctttcagtgttgtggattgaggagagattggtgttgcagagcagacaactatgcttaatcGAGATTGtcatcatgcatttggagatgctattattgtagttctctcattccagattgtagtttgaatcttgttgtaagtcagtgagacttccctgagggttgtagccttctaggtaattatcttttgagcagtgagctctagccaatgtgcctggatgcatgtgcattccccattgtaaaattttcacatactattggaaagtatcatcttattgtgggtaggttcccaccgtggttttttccttaatcgaattttccacgtaaaaatcttggtgttgtgtgttgtgctatcattttgcttatctttatttttttttgcaatgtATCAGATATGttttttttgtggttaagtttgtgggtaggttcccagcgtggtttttccctcaaccgagttttccacgtcaaaaatattggtgttatgtgtgttgttgttattgttgttatctttctttctgCTGCAGTTGATCATATTTGAGATTGTGTTTAATCGATTCAATTCCTTTAATTGATAAATTATAACTCCTTTAAGTGAAACTAGGACCATTCCTTCTATGAGTTCTACAATTTATTCCTTTGTGGCCAAATTTGTAGCATGAGAAACAATATATGTTAAAAGAATAGTAATGCCTAGGGATATATGGTTGTCTTTAATGAAGAGGATTTCTCCAATTGCCCATGTTTTCCTTTGAAGGTGGATTGGTATTTGGTAGGATTATACTTTCTTTCTTAATCTCCTCCTTTTTCTCCTTCATAAGAGCCTTTATTAGTTTCTTGGTTTTTCATCTTCTCTTTGTGTAGAGTCCACATCCTTAGAGCTAGTACCCTCCATTGAATAATATTTAACAAAAACAAGACCAGTTTTGGTATGAGTAGATCTTTGAAAATTGATAAGTTCATTCAATTGTTTGGAGCTTTTATCAAGctttaaacattgatttaattgtttcaTTGAgttttccaattcttttcttaaGGAATCAACTTCAAGTTTTAATCTATCACGATCCAATTCCTTTTCCTTGAATTTATCTCTCATTACATCCTCTTTTGTTTGGCCTCTTCTAGTTGTACTTTTAAATTtttaatgatttcatttgattCTTTTTTAGCTTTACAAAATTCTTGAATTTGTGCCTTTTGTTTTGCAATCCTTTTCTTGATCTTTTCATTTTCCTTGTAAGCATAATGAAGTTCTTCCATGAGATCTACATCCTCTTCTTCACTACatgcctctttttcttcttcttcttcttcttcatatgtAATGGAACATTTTTGGGGTTTTCCATCAACATGGGCTTCCTTTGCATCTAATTCATTGCTTAAGATATTGCttgaattatcttcttctaacTCCATTTCAAGATTATCTTCCTGTTTTATCTTCTCCTTTCTTTCACTCACAAGGTCATCTCCATTTGTCACAACATCATTTTCTATCGCCATGTGTATTCCAAGTGTCATCTCATCACATATGTTAGCTTCCATGTTATCACATGTATCTTATTCTATGATATCTATATAATCATCATTGCATATAGAAGgggtttttctttcaaaaaattcatcATCCATTTGTTCATTGCTTGTACTTGGTGAATTTTTATTAATACTCTTTTTAGTATATCCTTTTCCCTTACTTCCTTTTATTTTTCCCATATGTGCTCAcaagatctaccttcaagcggttgggctttatagaaggaacccactctgataccaattgaagagcacacagttatactgggacaagggggtgaatcaatataacaaaaaaaattaccaatttaatttttttaagattCACAATAGCATTATTCACTAACTTTCAACACTCGTGCACAtaagaacacaataacacaatattttatgtggaaacccaaatgggagaaaaccacgacaaATCAATGCTTTTATATAATTCTTCTTTTACAATATTTGTAGACACCAACTCCCACTTTTGAATTTGTTTCCACCTTCTAAATGTTGCTACCACAACTGATAATGGACAATTTGATCTCTTTAACTTATATACTTCCTTTAACAAATCTTCTAACAATATTTTGAACTCATAAACTATTCCTTTTCAATTTCCATCTGCATATTCTTCTATAATTGCATATACATCTCCATTATATCTGCATAAATTCCTCTTTAACATCTGCATATACATCTCTTTTACATTAGCATATAGTCTTCTTATAAATCTACCATAAACTCTTCTTCCAAATCTATAATGAATTCTTCTCACAAATCTGCCTCCAACCTGTCTTTCATGATCTTCCATTTATCTTCATAAATGGGCAGCAAATGTTCTTCGATACGAATCTAAAACACACTTTATATTTCCTTTCTTAATCTTCAAAACTTTTTCTATGCTTAGATATTTCTCTACGCtgctttccattttgatttctcttttaaatcTTACATGTATCCCTTCATAAGGGGATGCGTACCTTTCTTGAGAGAGATACGTCCATTGATAACTTGAAATTAATGGCACTTGTtgtaataatattcttgtcttttGTTTCTCTAATCGCATCTTTTGGACAAGTTAATTAAATTGCTTGATTTTGAATGGTTATGAATCAACTCTGTCTTTgtattgtttttcttaagaagtcGATTGTCGAACCTCCACAAACAATGGCACCAATATGTTCATACCTTCTCTTTAATAAGTCGGCCATATAAGAGAGTCACCTTATAACTATCGCTGCAGTTTACATGATACTTGTTGCTTTAATGTGTGTATCAATAATAACATTTTGATCGTCGACTTCATATCGACCTCCATTCTTTTTATTAGGCCAGATATATGCAATGCTCAATATTATCAGAGATCAATAGTAAGTCGCTATCCTGTCAATAATGAATCAGCAATGAGCACTTAATGAATATTGTCTATAGgtattcaccttcttcttcttcatattATTTTCTCCTTCCATTTACGGTGTGTCCATCCAAGTCTCATCCTTAAATGATTTGACATCGAGTCTTCTTTAAAATGCAACCATATCATTCCAAACATGAAACTTCCCTTTTATGGAATTCCAAAACTTTAAGTATActttttcattttctaccattgggTATCTTAGCCAATTCTCATACATTGCCATATCATTAGTTATAATCTTGCTCATACATACCAATATTTTCAACaatcttcttgttctttctttgaCACATCTTTTTTATATTCGGCATTAAGGACGTGCATTTTTACGTTTGACATTACCATTGATGTCTTTTTGTATCTTTGTAAATTTATCATTGATGTAATGAAAAATATTTGTCTTTTTAtgtttgacatcattgacaactttgCTTTCtcatttttgacatcaatgacaatatttccaacataAGCCTTATTGAGATCAAGAAAATcaatgcaaatacgaatatgcccaTCAGGCTTACTAACAGGAACAATATTTGAGATCCAAGGGGAATAGTCAATATGACAGATAAAGCCATCTTTTAAAATCTTCTTTGTCTCGGTCTTAACTAACAAGGCAACCCTAGGATTCATCTTGCAGATTTTTTGTTTAACAGGCTTAGCATTTGAAGCCAAGACAATATTATGGATCACTACAAACTCATCAATGCTCAACATGTCTTCATATGAATAGGGGAAGACATTAGCATACTGACATAGAAGATCTGAGTGGGATTTAGTCTCTTCTAGAGAAAGGAATTTACTGATCTTAATCATCTTCTTAGAAGATTTCAAATCCATCAAGACATTAATAGTTTCTCCTTTAAGGAGAATACTACAATCTTCTGGATGAGGAATGGAAGTATTTTCTCCATCATGAAACAGAGATCCTTCTTTATTCGCACTAAGGACAAATTCCCCAAAGTATGCTTGATTGTTCAAGCAATATAGAAATTGACAGTTATGTTGTAAGAAGGTAAATTAGAATATACGCCCAAGAATTCCTCTAAGGCTTCTTCTAAAGAAAAAGCATCTAAGGGAACTTCATTGGAATTATCATCAAAATCGATATATTCGGGATGAACGAGCTTGAGAGAAAGAGGCTCAGCAGAAATCATGTTGACAGTCAACCATGGTTTTGCTTTACAAGAGGTAGGTTGGTATCCAAGTCCTGTATTTTGATGACAAAGTTCGGGCTCTAGGGGAACCCAAATACCATGCTCATTAGATCCACAACCTCTACCTCCATAACCATATTTCAAAACTAGACTAAACCTCGAACCATAGATATCTTGTAACTCATTAGAGGTTGGGGTATTAGTATAGAAAAGGTGGTCTAGATGATAATTATCACTCGGCTTAATGGATGTGTAATCATCCTTAATAGACAGAGCGAACAAAATTTTAGGAACCTTCAAGTGGACAGGGTTAACTTTGTATTCACTGACATAGGTATCATTGAAATCCAAATATCCCCAATCATCACCTAGGCATGCATTCACCTTAGATGGAGAAGAAGATTGAATGAGAGTACTCTcaaggctttcttctttaggaggATCTACCTTGGGAGGACCTTCTTGGGGAGGATCATGTTCGTTAGACAATTCCTCTTTAAGTTATCCCTCCTTCTTCGAGGAATCCTCTTTAGAAGAACCTTGTTTATTAGATGATTCCATTTAAGGTCCAACTTCTTTCTTCCAGGCATCTTTTTTGGGGGAGGCCACAGAAGCATAAGCGATCATTTTATAAGTAGTGAtggaagataattttgaaaggatGGAGAGATTGAGGTCTAACCGACCGTTGCCATTTGACATAAATCCATAGTGTCGGGGTCAACCTTGATCATGACCACTTGATTATTTGTGACAAATTTAACACAACCATGAAGAGTGGATGAAACCGCTCCTAAAGCATGTAGACATGGTCTACCCAAAAGGAGATTGTAAGGAAGCAGTCCTGACATAATATACACCAAGGTAGGAATAGTAACTAGCCCAATCTTCAAGGGTAGAATGACAGTGCCCAAAGCAATTTTACTAGTGTTATCAAATCCTCGAATAAAGAGAGAAGATGTTGCAAGAGTATTATGATCCACTTTAATTTTCGGTAATATGTCTAGACTACAAACTTTGAGCATCGAACTAGTGTCAATGACAATCCGCATAATACCTATGCCATTAACATATACAATTATCATTAAAGGATCTGCAAGATTCCTCACTTCCAAGGGTGGAAGTTCATGCAGATAGAATGTAATATTCGGCATATCCACATAAATATTAATCCATCAACACATTAATATTTGTCGGCTTAGTAGAAGAAGGTAATAAGATCTTTTGAAGAGCTTCTTGAAGCATACCTTGATACACTAGTGTTGTTTGGAGAAAATCCCACAGTGAGATCTTAGAAGAAGTAACATGAAGTTGCTCTACTAGATCATAATCTATGGGTTTCTTAACTACAGGtttaggtgcttgaggaagatcaGGTTGAGAAGGTGGCAAAGAGGTAGTTCCTTGAGCTACATTTTGCTTATTccttcttgtgttataggtgtgtCTAATAGAATTATAAGAAGCATTTCGAGACTGAGTAAACCTTGTAAATAAATCAGGAGAATTTATCTCGAAATATTTACCATATATAGATTTAACCTCTTTAGTGAAGGGCTAGCGATTGTCACATAATTAGTCGGTCTCTTAGGCTTTTGAGTGGCAAAGACTACGATAACATTTACGGACTTTTCACCACCCAAGGAAGAAGAACCTACACATGGGTTGATCTTAGAAGACTTTTGATCAAAAGGGGATGCCTCTAGGAAATCATAATGTTTTCTCTATAATAAGCCCGTGGAGGCCTGTATGTCTAGATGGGGGGCCAATGGGTCGAATGTAAGGAGCATGTGAAGGCATACAAGCATGTAATCATTCCATTTTCATCAATAAAACTTTTTGTTATTGTTTGCATTCAATTCTTTGTTGTGCTTTTGTGTATGTTAGAGGTGCAAGGTTGGATAGTCCAATCCAAACTCTCTAACCTTGACTTTGTCATTATGCCATGTCTATACCTAATAATTTGAGTTCCAGATGTACAACAACTAGCTTTGATGTTAGAATTAGTTGAAGAATATATGTAATGTCGTCTTGCATCTATTCTAGTGAACAGAGATGATCCGAAAGTGCATGATTCATAGTTAAGAATTATGATTTGTGGTTTTGAAGGAGAGTATGTCTACACACATTTCATCATATTCCAAAAATTTTGGAGTTGATCTTCTATGGTCAATGAGTTTGAAGTGATATAGTGGTCACTAGGCTTGTTGATCAGGTAGGTTTTTGTTTCATTTTGATGTGCCAAGGTTTGTAACACATGCTCACTAGAGGAAGCATGTGGATGACCATTGGGACCATATAAGGCTACATTGCAAACCGCATAGTATCTTCTTTCTTATGGAGTAGCATGTGGGCTATTGGACCTAGCCTATAACATGTTTGGTTAAGGGTTATGTTTGTGGTCAACTTATAAATGCAATAATCTTTATTTTAGGCTATGTgaatgtaattgtaattgtaatgtATATATACAGTGATTTAGGATCTATCCTACAATGTTGGAAAGCTATGTAATATAGGCTTCAATGCAATTATTCGATTGTGTTTGATGTGTAAATTAGAGTGATGCTTTGTGAGTTGCATTCCAATCATTGTGTGGTTTCATCAAAAGATCATATACAGTGTTAGAGAATGTTAT from Cryptomeria japonica chromosome 3, Sugi_1.0, whole genome shotgun sequence harbors:
- the LOC131874446 gene encoding uncharacterized protein LOC131874446 encodes the protein MEANICDEMTLGIHMAIENDVVTNGDDLVSERKEKIKQEDNLEMELEEDNSSNILSNELDAKEAHVDGKPQKCSITYEEEEEEEKEACSEEEDVDLMEELHYAYKENEKIKKRIAKQKAQIQEFCKAKKESNEIIKNLKVQLEEAKQKRM